The proteins below come from a single Erythrobacter sp. SG61-1L genomic window:
- a CDS encoding autotransporter domain-containing protein has translation MSSISKSLLLTTSAIAGLAALQLASPAQAESFGIHNDQPDILEVTVAEDEEISGTDIGIYADNGAVVVDNAGTVRGEGTGSLEMGSRPSGGIVIAQAGSSITNSGEISGAANGIITSHFYSEDENDDELPPEARAANTVVVNSGAVSGEAGSGVSLVGGGSVTNSGTIRGANGQFGSGVNGVGVSISEFSDAIAEDAEGVGSIVNNNGGLITGETFGAILTGGGTVENHGTISAYGQYNPMVPGALVPTAVQLGATPEQEGRNATLTNDGTVQGMLGVVVGGALETVTIQNDGTISGSVMGIVGSQTNGTLTINNGEEGEILASGNAIVANTSTLTVNNSGLIQSQTQVGINISSANAVIDNSGTIRGGTNAITTAALQVSPNEYVNSAMNVAVTNSGTIEALNGTGVRLQGGGSVSNSGSIRGTVDGVYVAMLPQQDTEAFSASVTNSAAGTISGNRFGINLIAGGSVENAGEITGGTVGVVVQNSLELDDVEGSVSNSGTIESTGYYGVAFDGLANAVLTNGGTITSESGDGVNSSYMADGHTSVENQTGGTITGAASGIRIDDGTAAIVNAGTIRGDGSNTDDFFYPDAGITITGGAATVTNSGTITGQRFGITTAPYMDPYSGDYSGLAIGTNVGNSGTIIGDNDDGVRLIGGGIVTNSGRIEGQTSALADGISMFAYEGQDSADFSASVVNNQAGTIEGNRYGIILSGGGSIENAGRISGEAAGAVIESDAAQTPGLAAIFVNSGMIESSGGAAIVSDIQSSITNSGILAGGDGVAIQLGAADDVVTLKTGSAITGLVDAGGGEDSLILEGSSATQTSTQQLTAAAGFEELQVTAGYWSTLNSVGEFGAVTIGQGAALQVNEVPEANETTSPILTTTVVTNGLLVLNFSADDVLSELDELSISGTGNLQLIGEAVFTVDTDTIAHTGETIISNGGLILSGSLSSDVVTAGDGYFQLGTGGTEGSFSGDIVNDGRFVFDRSDDYDFLGAFSGTGTLDKLGDGTLTFMGDYAFEGITNIFSGAVRIGGTIDPETSFNLGDGGSLDITGKDQTIGGLSGEAGAQVALGSNQLTVDQDDNSEFAGSISGSGGFAKTGDGTLNLSGDSDYTGPTTVDGGKLAVNGSIVSDVTVNDGGALGGNGSVGSASINSGGALAPGNSIGHLTVNGGLSFAAGSLYEVEVNAAGQADRVDATGHVTIDGEAAVAVMAAEGRYSPRTDYVILTGGEGVEGTFGTVTTDLAFLDPLLRYTSDTVTLSLYRSDIDFADVAIGGNQASVAAAIQSRGIDDPLFEAVLVQNAAGAQTAFGDMSGEILASTVSGLNDDSRHLRNALLSLTSPEKTGMFAWGAAFGGWGDFGESAGRLAMDNDHSGVVTGIGYANNGFAAAVSVGLGNSQFRLDGHADEAEADSTYLAGQIAYGTGSGFHGMLGLSYAWHDIDTVREIEFAPLAQTLASSRNANTVQVFGEVAYDVMVGNVALTPFGRLAHVRTSSDAFAETGGNAALSLAKTDQEITFFSLGAKARLNANKPGFQPFASAAWNHASDGSEKPFAAAFATGGGNFALLGASVPEDSAEIEAGFGYTSGNLWIGVAYSGTLALDRTTHGLRITGRVAF, from the coding sequence ATGTCTTCCATTTCCAAGTCGCTTCTGCTCACCACCAGCGCAATTGCCGGGCTTGCCGCCCTGCAACTGGCGTCACCCGCGCAGGCGGAATCCTTCGGCATTCACAACGATCAGCCCGACATTCTGGAAGTGACCGTTGCCGAGGACGAAGAAATCTCCGGCACCGATATCGGCATCTATGCTGACAATGGCGCGGTTGTCGTCGACAATGCCGGGACGGTCCGGGGCGAAGGCACTGGCTCACTCGAAATGGGCAGCCGCCCCAGCGGCGGTATAGTCATTGCTCAGGCCGGATCCAGCATCACCAATAGCGGAGAGATCAGCGGCGCGGCCAACGGCATCATCACTTCGCACTTCTACAGCGAAGACGAAAATGACGATGAGTTGCCGCCTGAAGCCCGCGCGGCAAATACTGTTGTCGTCAACAGCGGCGCGGTCAGCGGCGAGGCAGGTTCGGGCGTATCACTGGTGGGTGGGGGCAGCGTCACCAACAGCGGTACGATCCGAGGGGCCAACGGCCAGTTTGGGAGCGGCGTCAACGGCGTCGGTGTTTCCATTTCGGAATTCTCCGACGCGATTGCCGAAGACGCGGAGGGTGTGGGATCGATCGTCAATAACAACGGCGGCTTGATCACTGGGGAGACTTTCGGCGCAATCCTGACCGGTGGCGGCACTGTCGAGAATCACGGCACGATCAGCGCCTATGGACAATACAACCCCATGGTGCCCGGTGCGCTGGTTCCCACCGCAGTCCAGCTGGGCGCAACCCCAGAGCAGGAAGGCCGCAATGCGACCTTGACCAATGACGGAACCGTTCAGGGAATGCTCGGCGTTGTCGTCGGCGGTGCGCTCGAAACGGTCACCATCCAGAATGACGGAACGATCAGCGGATCGGTGATGGGCATCGTGGGCAGTCAAACCAATGGCACGCTTACGATCAACAATGGCGAAGAAGGGGAAATTCTCGCCAGCGGGAATGCCATCGTGGCCAATACCAGCACGCTGACTGTCAACAATTCCGGCCTTATCCAGAGCCAGACCCAGGTCGGCATCAACATCTCCAGCGCCAATGCGGTGATCGACAACAGCGGAACAATCCGCGGTGGAACCAATGCGATCACGACGGCGGCCCTGCAGGTTTCGCCCAACGAATACGTCAACAGCGCCATGAATGTGGCGGTGACCAATAGCGGAACCATCGAGGCACTGAACGGCACCGGCGTGCGCCTGCAAGGCGGGGGTTCGGTGTCCAACAGCGGTTCGATCAGGGGGACGGTCGATGGCGTCTACGTCGCGATGCTGCCGCAACAGGATACGGAGGCATTCTCCGCAAGCGTCACCAATTCCGCAGCGGGCACCATTTCCGGTAACCGGTTCGGCATCAATCTGATTGCCGGCGGTTCCGTGGAGAATGCCGGCGAGATTACTGGTGGGACGGTTGGTGTCGTGGTTCAGAACTCGCTCGAGCTTGACGATGTCGAAGGTTCCGTAAGCAACAGCGGGACGATTGAAAGCACCGGCTATTATGGTGTCGCCTTTGACGGCCTTGCCAATGCGGTGCTGACCAATGGCGGCACGATCACCAGCGAAAGCGGTGACGGTGTAAACTCCAGCTACATGGCTGACGGGCACACCTCGGTCGAAAATCAGACAGGCGGAACGATTACCGGCGCAGCATCCGGCATCCGCATCGACGACGGGACGGCCGCCATCGTAAACGCCGGAACGATCCGCGGCGATGGCAGCAATACGGACGATTTCTTCTACCCCGATGCGGGCATCACGATCACAGGCGGGGCCGCGACAGTCACCAACAGCGGCACCATCACGGGCCAACGGTTCGGTATCACCACCGCGCCCTATATGGACCCTTACAGCGGTGATTACAGCGGGTTGGCTATCGGTACGAATGTTGGCAATTCCGGCACGATCATTGGCGACAATGATGACGGCGTCCGCCTGATCGGCGGCGGCATCGTGACCAATAGTGGCCGGATCGAAGGCCAGACCAGCGCATTGGCGGACGGCATTTCCATGTTCGCTTATGAAGGCCAGGATAGCGCGGATTTCTCCGCGAGCGTTGTCAACAATCAGGCAGGCACGATTGAAGGCAATCGCTACGGCATTATTCTGTCCGGTGGCGGCAGCATCGAAAATGCGGGCCGGATCAGCGGTGAGGCAGCGGGCGCTGTAATTGAGAGCGATGCGGCGCAAACGCCGGGTCTGGCGGCGATCTTCGTCAATAGCGGCATGATCGAAAGCAGCGGGGGCGCTGCCATCGTCAGCGACATTCAAAGCTCCATCACCAATTCGGGCATCCTTGCCGGCGGGGACGGCGTGGCCATCCAGCTTGGCGCGGCCGACGATGTGGTCACGCTCAAGACCGGCAGCGCGATCACAGGCCTGGTGGACGCTGGCGGCGGTGAAGACAGCCTGATCCTGGAGGGCAGCTCCGCAACGCAGACCAGCACACAGCAGCTTACGGCAGCGGCAGGTTTCGAAGAACTGCAGGTTACCGCTGGTTATTGGTCCACGCTCAACTCGGTCGGCGAATTTGGTGCCGTCACCATTGGCCAAGGCGCGGCCCTGCAGGTCAATGAAGTGCCTGAAGCCAATGAAACGACCTCCCCGATCCTGACTACCACTGTCGTCACCAATGGCCTGCTGGTGTTGAATTTCAGCGCTGACGATGTCCTTTCCGAACTCGACGAACTGTCGATCAGCGGCACAGGCAATTTGCAACTGATCGGCGAGGCTGTCTTCACGGTAGATACCGACACCATTGCCCATACCGGCGAAACGATCATCTCCAATGGAGGCCTGATCCTGAGCGGTAGCCTGTCCAGCGATGTGGTGACGGCGGGCGACGGTTACTTCCAGCTCGGCACCGGCGGCACGGAAGGCAGCTTCTCGGGCGATATCGTGAATGACGGGCGCTTCGTGTTCGACCGTTCCGACGATTATGACTTTCTCGGCGCCTTTTCGGGCACTGGCACGCTCGACAAGCTGGGGGATGGCACCCTCACCTTCATGGGCGATTATGCCTTCGAAGGCATCACCAACATCTTCAGCGGCGCGGTGCGGATCGGCGGAACGATCGATCCCGAAACCAGCTTCAACCTGGGTGATGGCGGCTCGCTCGACATTACCGGGAAGGATCAGACCATTGGCGGCCTGTCCGGCGAAGCCGGTGCGCAGGTGGCGCTCGGATCGAACCAGCTCACCGTCGATCAGGACGACAACAGCGAGTTCGCCGGTTCGATTTCCGGCAGCGGCGGTTTCGCCAAGACGGGCGACGGCACACTGAACCTGTCGGGCGATAGCGACTATACCGGCCCGACCACGGTCGATGGCGGCAAGCTTGCCGTGAATGGCTCAATTGTCTCCGACGTCACGGTCAATGACGGCGGCGCGCTGGGCGGCAACGGATCAGTTGGTTCCGCTTCCATCAATTCCGGCGGGGCGCTGGCCCCCGGCAATTCGATCGGCCACCTGACCGTCAATGGCGGTCTGAGCTTCGCGGCCGGTTCGCTCTATGAAGTTGAAGTCAATGCCGCAGGGCAGGCTGACCGCGTCGATGCGACAGGCCACGTCACGATTGACGGCGAGGCTGCCGTGGCTGTGATGGCGGCCGAAGGCCGCTACAGCCCCCGCACCGATTATGTGATCCTGACCGGCGGCGAAGGCGTGGAAGGGACCTTCGGCACGGTAACCACCGATCTCGCCTTCCTCGACCCCCTGCTGCGCTACACAAGCGATACGGTGACCCTGTCGCTCTATCGCAGTGACATCGATTTTGCGGATGTGGCGATTGGCGGCAATCAGGCCAGCGTCGCGGCGGCGATCCAGTCCCGCGGAATTGACGATCCCCTGTTTGAAGCGGTCCTTGTGCAGAACGCAGCGGGCGCTCAAACCGCCTTCGGCGACATGTCCGGCGAAATTCTGGCCAGCACTGTCAGCGGGCTGAACGATGACAGCAGGCATCTGCGCAATGCCTTGCTCAGCCTGACGTCGCCGGAGAAGACCGGAATGTTCGCCTGGGGCGCGGCTTTCGGTGGCTGGGGAGATTTCGGCGAGAGCGCCGGGCGTCTGGCCATGGATAATGACCATTCAGGGGTGGTGACCGGTATCGGCTATGCGAATAACGGCTTTGCCGCAGCCGTCTCGGTCGGTCTCGGCAACAGCCAGTTCCGGCTGGACGGTCATGCCGATGAAGCGGAAGCCGACAGCACCTACCTTGCCGGGCAGATCGCCTATGGCACCGGCTCCGGCTTCCACGGCATGCTCGGCCTCTCCTATGCTTGGCATGATATCGACACTGTGCGCGAGATTGAATTTGCCCCGCTGGCACAGACGCTGGCTTCTAGCCGCAATGCCAATACGGTGCAGGTCTTCGGCGAAGTGGCCTACGATGTAATGGTAGGCAATGTCGCGCTCACCCCCTTCGGCAGGTTGGCCCATGTCCGCACCAGCAGCGATGCCTTTGCGGAAACCGGCGGCAATGCCGCCCTGTCTTTGGCGAAGACCGATCAGGAGATCACCTTCTTCAGCCTTGGCGCGAAGGCACGGTTGAACGCGAACAAGCCGGGCTTCCAGCCCTTTGCCTCGGCGGCATGGAACCATGCCTCTGACGGAAGTGAAAAGCCCTTCGCGGCCGCCTTCGCAACCGGTGGAGGCAATTTCGCCCTGCTGGGCGCCTCGGTCCCAGAAGATTCTGCGGAGA
- a CDS encoding G8 domain-containing protein, giving the protein MADMRFRLGGKYFMITHSRLHIVSWLLSVSALLGAGSTAAAQDHAHADIPAEAPASMRSLSWSDPSAWPDGKVPGEGDVVTITRDMDVLLDVSPPALRSITVQGKLTFADERDLDLVTDWIFVSGGEVQIGTEDRPFQHNAKITLTDAVPGEDVNTMGDRGIILLRGTLNMHGNRDHTWTKLSSTAEAGATSIEVLDASEWRTGDEIVLASTDFNPRQAERRTITRVSGNKISFAEPLVYMHYGEITFGVDERGEVALLTRNIKVQASEDAAESYIGGHIMAMAGSKLYVDGVELNRMGQHLTLARYPIHFHILGEGAGMYVRNTAIHDTYNRCVTVHGTDNLKIENNVTYNTVGHCFFMEDGIEKGNQFVRNLAIQTKCHPTLDCVPMNLAANGEKVSHYESFAAERQASFHSGNTLLPSDNTVASYWITNPDNSYINNVAAGSDQIGFWLSIPEHPNGAFQGTEVSLNTWPRRTPLREFRGNTAHSNFDGFLIDRHIDQDNTFGLASIPLLPLTDPTDLESDVMETHFENLTAYKNRNGGLWGRGDLYAYSNMKLADNAIGMTQAAGDIGSLPFSSRLVNSLVVGETDNIGNPATPEEIAYGRSLPKPSIPDFPIRGYEYYDYRDDVVNTTFVNFQDNDQRKTGALSFLLFTSAGLSTGSTISGAEFVNAKPVYFPKYDSRFDNDNRGGDAYRTLSFRDLDGSVTGIPNSQILLHDGENDSVATDDSCEIHPSWNASVCTGDIGRLNLSDSRGELPGAVDLESRTARFALLASLGPNAPDTPLVRAQRAALFSPRPPQAPIALVRNGKEFKIAGDQSTVRAGSEIQVKTERPEVTLSLAEMDEGSWVVFELPGFTSANSGTEQGSMDALRNANETSYFRGGDSLWVKLVASAPILPVIRPTDLQARIAVSREGRGGSRPHK; this is encoded by the coding sequence ATGGCGGACATGAGGTTCCGCTTGGGAGGGAAGTATTTCATGATTACGCACTCTCGCCTGCACATAGTCTCGTGGCTTTTGTCGGTATCAGCCCTGCTTGGCGCGGGTTCGACCGCCGCCGCGCAGGATCATGCCCATGCCGACATTCCGGCAGAGGCGCCTGCTTCGATGCGGTCGCTCAGCTGGTCCGATCCCTCCGCCTGGCCGGATGGCAAGGTTCCGGGCGAAGGCGATGTGGTGACCATTACCCGCGACATGGACGTGCTGCTCGACGTCAGCCCGCCAGCGCTGCGCAGCATCACGGTGCAAGGCAAGCTAACCTTCGCCGACGAGCGCGATCTCGACCTGGTCACCGACTGGATCTTCGTCTCTGGCGGGGAGGTGCAGATCGGCACAGAGGACCGCCCGTTCCAACACAACGCCAAGATCACGCTGACCGACGCCGTACCGGGTGAGGACGTCAACACGATGGGCGACCGCGGTATCATCTTGCTGCGCGGTACGCTCAACATGCACGGCAACCGCGATCACACCTGGACCAAGCTGTCGAGCACGGCAGAGGCCGGCGCCACCAGCATCGAGGTACTCGACGCCTCCGAATGGCGCACGGGCGACGAGATCGTGCTCGCCTCGACCGACTTCAATCCGCGTCAGGCGGAGCGCCGGACGATCACTCGCGTGAGTGGCAACAAGATCAGCTTCGCCGAGCCGCTGGTATATATGCACTACGGCGAGATCACTTTCGGCGTCGATGAGCGCGGCGAAGTCGCTTTGCTGACGCGCAACATCAAGGTGCAGGCCTCCGAGGATGCAGCAGAAAGCTACATCGGCGGCCACATAATGGCGATGGCCGGCTCGAAGCTCTATGTCGACGGCGTGGAACTCAACCGGATGGGCCAGCACCTCACGCTCGCCCGATACCCGATCCACTTCCACATCCTGGGCGAAGGCGCAGGCATGTATGTCCGCAACACGGCGATCCACGACACCTACAACCGCTGCGTCACGGTGCACGGGACGGACAATCTGAAGATCGAGAACAATGTGACCTACAACACAGTGGGCCACTGCTTCTTCATGGAAGACGGGATCGAGAAGGGAAACCAGTTCGTCAGGAACCTGGCCATCCAGACCAAGTGTCATCCGACATTGGACTGCGTGCCCATGAATCTCGCCGCCAACGGAGAGAAGGTCTCCCATTACGAGAGTTTTGCGGCCGAAAGGCAAGCCAGCTTCCACAGTGGAAACACTCTTCTGCCTTCGGACAATACGGTGGCATCCTATTGGATCACCAACCCGGACAACAGCTATATAAACAATGTGGCGGCCGGTTCCGATCAGATCGGCTTCTGGCTGTCAATCCCGGAACACCCCAATGGTGCCTTCCAGGGTACGGAAGTCAGCCTCAATACCTGGCCGCGCCGTACGCCGCTGCGCGAATTCAGGGGCAACACAGCCCATTCCAACTTCGACGGGTTTCTGATCGACCGGCACATCGACCAAGACAACACCTTTGGGCTGGCCTCCATTCCGTTGCTACCTTTGACCGATCCCACCGATCTGGAGAGCGACGTGATGGAGACGCACTTCGAGAACCTGACCGCCTACAAGAACCGCAATGGCGGTCTGTGGGGCCGGGGAGACCTTTACGCGTACAGCAACATGAAACTTGCTGACAATGCCATCGGCATGACGCAGGCCGCCGGCGATATCGGGAGCCTGCCTTTCAGTTCACGTCTGGTTAACTCGCTGGTCGTGGGCGAGACCGACAATATCGGCAATCCCGCGACGCCGGAGGAGATCGCCTATGGCCGCAGTCTGCCCAAGCCCTCCATCCCGGACTTCCCCATCCGCGGCTACGAATATTACGATTACCGCGACGATGTGGTGAACACGACCTTCGTGAACTTCCAGGACAACGACCAGCGAAAGACAGGAGCGCTGTCCTTCCTGCTGTTCACCAGTGCGGGGCTTAGTACCGGAAGCACCATCAGCGGTGCTGAGTTCGTCAATGCCAAGCCGGTCTATTTTCCGAAGTACGATTCCCGGTTTGATAACGACAACCGCGGCGGCGACGCTTATCGGACCCTGTCCTTCCGCGACCTGGACGGTTCGGTGACCGGCATCCCCAATTCCCAGATCCTGCTGCACGACGGCGAAAATGACAGCGTCGCCACCGACGACAGCTGCGAGATTCATCCCAGCTGGAACGCTTCCGTGTGCACAGGCGATATCGGACGCTTGAATCTCTCGGACAGCAGGGGCGAGCTTCCAGGCGCAGTCGATCTAGAATCCCGCACCGCCCGGTTCGCCCTGCTCGCTTCGCTGGGCCCTAATGCCCCGGACACGCCCCTTGTCCGGGCCCAGCGTGCAGCCCTGTTCTCCCCCCGTCCTCCGCAGGCGCCCATCGCGCTCGTTCGCAACGGCAAGGAATTCAAGATCGCGGGCGACCAGAGCACCGTGCGTGCCGGCTCCGAGATCCAGGTAAAAACCGAAAGGCCGGAAGTCACTCTCAGTCTGGCCGAAATGGACGAGGGTTCATGGGTCGTGTTTGAATTGCCGGGTTTCACCAGTGCAAATTCAGGAACGGAACAGGGCAGCATGGACGCATTGCGCAATGCCAACGAGACTTCCTATTTCAGGGGTGGAGACTCCCTCTGGGTCAAGCTGGTGGCCAGTGCTCCGATCCTGCCAGTCATTCGTCCAACGGATCTGCAAGCTAGAATAGCGGTCAGCAGGGAAGGCCGCGGCGGCTCACGCCCACACAAATAA
- a CDS encoding LuxR C-terminal-related transcriptional regulator, giving the protein MGRKDQPDWNDLFMQAALQPEKWYAGLDAMASYTGSRSGQLIGVGRARGVLFNIFTNFDDGLADFFAKQGWYKEEFNFRVSASNYYISRGCYDELLHEKHYDEAICSLASHDYVQWCEEVDIPFGCQANLVIDDFGVIGLATLRSRRDGRTTPDQRLVFKQAAAAAQRAARLQEKLEGQQAQLLAGAFDAIAINAFILDARGQLLAYTSAAEALLLSGSVRKIGKTIDAAGKPCSLRRLIDELIMDGGRAHMRTQLASGAGQPPLMIEGFRLPEREWSLGQLPHIILIANSPRRDRAGVTQFLSVIYRLSPAEADIALRLFEGKGRAQIAEERQVTAETLRGQIKQIYQKCGIDNEAALIRLLAPIFA; this is encoded by the coding sequence ATGGGGCGCAAAGACCAACCTGATTGGAATGACCTGTTCATGCAGGCCGCGTTGCAGCCAGAAAAGTGGTATGCAGGACTGGACGCAATGGCGAGCTATACAGGTTCGAGGTCAGGCCAACTAATTGGTGTCGGCAGAGCGAGGGGGGTTCTGTTCAACATCTTCACCAATTTTGATGATGGATTGGCTGATTTTTTTGCCAAGCAAGGTTGGTATAAAGAGGAATTCAATTTCCGCGTTTCTGCATCGAACTATTACATTTCTCGTGGCTGCTATGATGAGCTCCTACATGAGAAGCACTATGATGAGGCAATATGTTCTCTTGCATCGCACGATTATGTCCAATGGTGTGAGGAAGTGGATATTCCATTCGGATGCCAAGCAAACTTAGTAATCGATGATTTTGGTGTAATAGGTCTGGCAACTCTGCGCAGCCGTCGCGATGGCAGAACCACCCCTGACCAGCGGCTTGTGTTCAAACAGGCTGCAGCAGCGGCACAGCGCGCGGCGCGGCTGCAGGAAAAGCTGGAAGGCCAGCAGGCGCAATTGTTGGCCGGCGCGTTTGACGCCATCGCCATCAACGCGTTCATCCTTGACGCGCGCGGCCAGCTGCTGGCCTACACCTCTGCCGCCGAGGCGCTGCTGTTGTCGGGCAGCGTCAGGAAAATTGGCAAGACCATCGATGCCGCTGGGAAGCCTTGCTCGCTTCGCCGTCTGATTGACGAGCTCATCATGGATGGCGGCCGTGCGCATATGCGCACCCAGCTTGCCTCCGGCGCCGGGCAGCCGCCGTTAATGATCGAAGGGTTCCGCTTGCCGGAGAGGGAATGGTCGCTGGGCCAACTGCCCCATATCATTCTGATTGCCAATTCCCCCCGGCGCGATCGCGCGGGGGTAACGCAATTCCTGTCGGTAATCTATCGCCTGAGCCCGGCAGAAGCGGACATCGCCCTGCGCCTGTTCGAAGGCAAGGGCCGAGCGCAAATCGCCGAAGAACGGCAAGTTACGGCGGAAACGCTGCGTGGCCAGATCAAGCAGATCTATCAGAAATGCGGCATCGATAACGAGGCCGCGCTGATCCGCCTGCTAGCCCCGATATTTGCCTGA